A window from Citrus sinensis cultivar Valencia sweet orange chromosome 3, DVS_A1.0, whole genome shotgun sequence encodes these proteins:
- the LOC102630145 gene encoding putative transferase At4g12130, mitochondrial: protein MRRIKPSLRSPKSIPSIFRALHNQNDRSNAGPLASQLKSRSVVRFSGPDTIKYLQGLLTNDVRKFGEPAGKREKTSTLTTPNLPYESASPVYAALLTPQGKFLYDLFLYAPPPPEEKLDRTGSGPSSGSHDRSVEVFADVDGSVLDELLHTFKKYRLRSKVEIENVAEDFSCWQRFGGKLSENSSTAEEPEAAAVGWGTGVDRAGMSASHGNDVGWQWFKDPRLDCLGFRGIFKSSGIPPLVEADKETDEMNYLLCRLEQGVAEGSTEIPKGEAMPLEYNLAGLNAISFDKGCYVGQELIARTHHRGVIRKRLLPLRFLDNRGNELEQKVAPGSEVIDAESGKKAGKVTTALGCRGLGVLRLEEVLKESGALTIQGQEDVRVEAIRPNWWPAEWLQENQQHSVAA, encoded by the exons ATGCGTCGTATCAAACCTTCTCTGCGCTCCCCGAAGAGTATTCCCTCCATCTTTCGTGCCCTGCACAATCAAAACGATCGAAGTAATGCCGGTCCATTGGCCTCGCAGCTAAAATCCCGGTCCGTGGTCCGGTTCAGCGGTCCAGACACTATAAAATACCTACAGGGTCTGTTAACCAACGATGTGCGCAAGTTCGGTGAACCCGCGGGTAAGAGAGAAAAAACGTCAACGTTGACGACGCCAAATTTGCCTTACGAGTCTGCTTCGCCGGTTTACGCGGCGTTGTTGACTCCTCAGGGGAAGTTTTTGTACGACTTGTTCTTGTATGCCCCGCCTCCGCCCGAGGAGAAGCTGGACCGGACGGGGTCTGGACCTAGCTCAGGCTCTCATGATCGGTCGGTCGAGGTGTTTGCTGACGTTGATGGGTCGGTGTTGGATGAGTTACTGCACACTTTTAAGAA ATACCGGTTGAGATCTAAGGTTGAGATTGAGAATGTTGCGGAAGACTTTTCTTGCTGGCAGCGTTTTGGCGGAAAGCTATCTGAGAACTCTTCTACTGCGGAAGAACCAGAGGCTGCCGCAGTTGGCTGGGGTACTGGCGTTGATCGTGCTGGCATGTCGGCTTCACATGGTAATGATGTTGGATGGCAATGGTTTAAGGATCCTCGATTGGATTGTCTTGGATTTAGGGGAATCTTCAAATCTAGTGGAATAC CACCTCTCGTTGAGGCTGACAAAGAAACCGATGAGATGAATTATCTTTTATGCAGATTAGAGCAGGGAGTTGCCGAAGGCTCAACTGAAATACCAAAAG GGGAGGCAATGCCACTAGAATACAATCTTGCTGGTCTAAATGCAATAAGCTTTGACAAAGGTTGTTATGTCGGTCAAGAGTTAATAGCTCGCACACACCATCGTGGGGTTATTCGAAAGCGTTTGCTTCCACTGAGGTTTCTTGATAATAGAGGAAATG AACTGGAGCAGAAAGTTGCTCCTGGCTCAGAAGTGATTGACGCTGAATCTGGCAAAAAGGCTGGAAAGGTGACAACTGCTCTAGGCTGTCGTGGCCTTGGTGTCCTGCGGTTGGAGGAAGTCTTAAAAGAATCAGGTGCATTGACCATTCAAGGGCAGGAAGATGTTAGAGTTGAGGCCATCAGACCAAACTGGTGGCCTGCTGAGTGGCTTCAAGAGAATCAACAGCATAGTGTCGCTGCTTAG
- the LOC102630443 gene encoding uncharacterized protein LOC102630443, which translates to MKLVWSPETASKAYIDTVKSCELSHESGVAELVSAMAAGWDARLIVETWSHGGATATSVGLAVASRHTGGRHVCLVPDERSRSEYVHALGEAGFSPQVITGEADDEELMDGLVDIDFLVVDSRRKDFARVLRLANLSSRGAVLVCKNAYSRNDSTFRWKNVLDGRSRRLVRSVYLPVGKGLDIAHVATSGAVSSSAKGGSRWIKHLDRQSGEEHVIRK; encoded by the exons ATGAAGCTCGTTTGGTCTCCAGAGACAGCATCAAAAGCCTACATCGATACCGTTAAATCT TGCGAACTTTCTCATGAATCCGGGGTGGCGGAGCTGGTGTCAGCCATGGCAGCGGGCTGGGATGCCAGATTGATAGTGGAAACATGGTCACACGGGGGAGCCACAGCAACAAGCGTAGGCCTGGCTGTTGCAAGCCGACACACAGGTGGGAGACACGTGTGTTTAGTTCCCGATGAACGGTCAAGATCAGAGTACGTACATGCCCTCGGAGAGGCAGGTTTCTCACCACAAGTGATTACAGGTGAGGCTGATGATGAGGAGTTGATGGATGGGTTAGTTGATATAGATTTCTTGGTGGTGGATAGCCGCCGAAAGGACTTTGCCAGGGTGTTGAGGCTGGCCAACTTGAGCAGCAGAGGAGCAGTTTTGGTGTGCAAGAATGCTTACTCAAGAAATGATTCCACTTTCAGATGGAAGAATGTTCTTGATGGGAGGTCACGGCGGCTTGTTCGCTCCGTGTATCTTCCGGTGGGTAAAGGACTTGATATTGCACACGTCGCTACCAGTGGTGCTGTTTCCAGCTCAGCCAAGGGTGGGAGCCGGTGGATCAAGCATCTTGATCGACAATCTGGTGAAGAGCATGTCATCAGAAAGTag
- the LOC102630755 gene encoding uncharacterized protein LOC102630755, translating into MAAIRTTANMIRNEILMLHHRPLSSSCSSLSLSSIQTRLPGFRGSTTLRFTQHRGINFGGTRYAASDSGSDDKVSARFSQVKQLLREAEERASSAGNEPIPKITLDHVTVSFARSGGPGGQNVNKVNTKVDMRFNVQNAYWLSDRVRQRIMQMEKNRINKDGEIVISSTKTRTQKGNIEDALGKLQAIIDAASYVPPPPSEEKKKKMTKLAAIGEQKRLKSKKAVSEKKAFRRSRDSWDK; encoded by the exons ATGGCGGCAATTAGAACCACAGCAAACATGATCCGCAACGAAATTCTGATGCTGCATCATCGACCACTATCGTCCTCTTGCTCTTCCCTTTCGTTATCATCAATCCAAACAAGGCTGCCTGGCTTTCGTGGGAGTACGACCCTCCGATTCACACAGCACCGTGGAATTAACTTCGGCGGCACTCGCTACGCGGCTTCCGACTCCGGCTCCGACGACAAGGTATCTGCTCGTTTCTCCCAAGTTAAGCAGCTTTTACGGGAAGCCGAAGAGCGGGCGAGCTCCGCCGGCAATGAGCCCATCCCCAAAATCACTCTAG ACCATGTCACTGTTAGTTTTGCAAGAAGTGGTGGCCCTGGGGGTCAGAATGTGAACAAAG tGAACACTAAGGTGGACATGCGTTTCAAtgttcaaaatgcatattggCTTAGTGACAGAGTCAGGCAGAGGATTATGCAAATG GAGAAGAATCGGATCAACAAAGATGGTGAAATCGTGATTTCTTCTACAAAAACTAGGACGCAGAA GGGTAATATTGAAGATGCATTGGGGAAACTACAG GCTATCATTGATGCTGCCTCTTATGTTCCCCCACCTCCTtcagaagagaagaagaagaaaatgactAAGTT GGCTGCAATTGGGGAACAGAAACGCCTGAAAAGTAAAAAGGCTGTTTCCGAGAAGAAGGCATTTAGAAGAAGTCGAGACAGTTGGGACAAATGA
- the LOC127901392 gene encoding uncharacterized mitochondrial protein AtMg00310-like, giving the protein MIGRKSKSFFNDVKLRVLNKIQGWQHKFFSSGGKEVLIKVVAQAVPTFAMSVFKILLGLCEEIQKEVAKFWWGTDGKKKGIHWRSWEKLSKAKIRGGMGFRDLSSFNQALVAKQGWRIIHNPNSLVSRVMKARYFKHVDFMEAGLGSKPSFIWRSIMWGRQVIQNGARWKVGNGQKVKVYSSNWLP; this is encoded by the coding sequence ATGATAGGAAGGAAATCTAAAAGCTTTTTCAATGATGTAAAGCTCAGagtgttaaataaaattcaaggCTGGCAGCACAAGTTTTTCTCGAGTGGAGGCAAAGAGGTGCTCATTAAGGTTGTTGCACAAGCAGTCCCAACATTTGCTATGAGTGTGTTCAAAATTCTGTTGGGGCTGTGTGAGGAGATCCAAAAGGAAGTGGCTAAGTTTTGGTGGGGAACAGATGGAAAAAAGAAGGGCATTCACTGGAGGAGCTGGGAGAAGCTGAGCAAAGCAAAGATAAGGGGAGGCATGGGGTTCCGAGACCTATCAAGTTTCAACCAAGCTCTTGTGGCCAAGCAAGGGTGGAGAATCATCCATAACCCAAACTCCCTGGTATCTAGAGTCATGAAAGCGAGATACTTCAAGCATGTGGACTTCATGGAGGCGGGGCTGGGGTCAAAGCCTTCATTTATTTGGAGGAGCATCATGTGGGGGAGGCAAGTGATTCAAAATGGAGCTAGATGGAAAGTTGGGAATGGCCAAAAAGTTAAGGTGTATTCCAGCAATTGGCTGCCCTGA
- the LOC102631053 gene encoding uncharacterized protein LOC102631053 — protein MQRGRGGRDPFSDFGDPFAGFGGFGGGRSLMSSFFGGRDPFDDPFFTRPFGGGMFESSFFGPPNGSPFANMHQNAFIENQPPQPKRSRGPIIEELNSDDEKEQAAEEKNDNSRKHGRSSNGPVVERPEDEAEERKNKHLQHRNDYSRYNVAQHQPQTHSYTFSSSTVSYGGANGAYYTSSKTRRTGSDGVTFEESKEADTSTRQASHRVSRGLHNKGHSVARNLNSDGKVDTMQTLHNLDEDELDGFEEAWNGNARKVLPGWTGSFIGHNEMGSVSGGQNHQAGRGGWALPSVEQSQNSGRVALDGSGSSQKHHAGRMKNASNVKERTTRRRLGE, from the exons ATGCAGAGAGGAAGAGGAGGCAGGGATCCTTTCTCTGATTTTGGTGACCCTTTTGCTGGTTTTGGGGGCTTTGGTGGTGGCAGGAGTTTAATGTCTAGTTTCTTTGGCGGAAGGGACCCGTTTGATGACCCTTTCTTCACACGCCCTTTCGGCGGGGGCATGTTTGAGTCAAGCTTTTTCGGTCCTCCTAATGGAAGTCCTTTTGCCAATATGCATCAAAATGCTTTTATTGAGAATCAACCTCCGCAGCCTAAAAGGTCAAGGGGGCCAATTATTGAAGAATTGAACTCGGATGATGAAAAAGAACAAGCAgctgaagagaaaaatgataattctaGGAAGCATGGTAGGTCTAGCAACGGGCCTGTTGTTGAGCGTCCTGAGGATGAGGCTGAAG AGAGGAAGAACAAACATCTACAACACAGGAATGACTATAGCCGATACAATGTTGCACAGCATCAACCCCAAACTCACAGTTACACCTTTTCTAGCTCTACTGTCAGTTACGGTGGTGCTAATGGTGCTTATTATACTTCCTCAAAGACAAGGAGGACGGGAAGTGATGGT GTAACTTTTGAAGAAAGCAAAGAAGCTGATACTTCTACAAGGCAAGCATCACACCGAGTTTCAAGGGGGCTCCACAACAAG GGCCATTCTGTTGCAAGGAACCTAAATTCTGATGGTAAGGTGGATACAATGCAGACTTTGCACAATCTAGATGAAG ATGAGCTTGATGGTTTTGAAGAAGCTTGGAATGGAAATGCCAGAAAGGTCCTGCCTGGTTGGACTGGTAGTTTTATTGGCCATAATGAAATGG GATCCGTTAGTGGTGGACAGAATCATCAGGCAGGTCGTGGAGGTTGGGCACTTCCTTCAGTGGAGCAATCACAGAACTCAGGGAGAGTGGCATTGGATGGATCTGGATCTTCACAGAAACATCATGCGGGGCGGATGAAAAATGCATCCAATGTCAAGGAGAGGACAACACGGCGGAGATTAGGAGAATAA